One window from the genome of Nicotiana tomentosiformis chromosome 5, ASM39032v3, whole genome shotgun sequence encodes:
- the LOC104114253 gene encoding chaperone protein dnaJ 20, chloroplastic-like produces the protein MEMLLKMNNYKVEIFPIFIHEKYRKNKLIKGGHQMKIKANMQTKKSNSNFYEVLSLRSSNVGFEEIKKAYRCMALQYHPDNCHNSNKEESTRRFIELRKAYETLSDPISRQIYDSELSLIDSFENEVIWRQSKENRKTVLTKEVWERQLDGLRRRSCNRMEKKKSMFS, from the coding sequence TCCTATATTTATTCATGAAAAATATAGGAAAAACAAACTCATTAAGGGTGGCCATCAAATGAAAATCAAGGCAAATATGCAGACGAAGAAATCCAATAGTAATTTCTATGAAGTGCTTTCTCTGCGTTCATCAAATGTAGGGTTTGAAGAGATAAAAAAAGCTTATAGATGCATGGCTCTTCAATACCATCCTGATAATTGCCATAATTCAAATAAAGAAGAATCCACGAGACGATTTATTGAGCTGAGAAAAGCATATGAGACTCTTTCTGATCCAATTTCTCGTCAAATTTATGATTCTGAGCTGAGTTTAATAGATTCTTTTGAGAATGAAGTGATTTGGAGACAATCTAAGGAAAATAGGAAGACAGTTTTGACCAAGGAGGTGTGGGAAAGACAGCTTGATGGGTTGAGAAGACGATCTTGTAATAGAATGGAGAAAAAGAAAAGTATGTTCAGCTAG